One Trichomycterus rosablanca isolate fTriRos1 chromosome 12, fTriRos1.hap1, whole genome shotgun sequence DNA window includes the following coding sequences:
- the cd28 gene encoding T-cell-specific surface glycoprotein CD28 — protein sequence MIVILITVIMGIPLGHAFHVFQPYYAVGRQGQVSLHCTYKTKPLPLEMQVSVYKGMYGKERICRAFVNVSNPHIVTDGAVHCIGNVSTERVDLTIFGLKGEDTDLYRCQLEVFFPPPYRSEFGNGTLVYIPESPDCPTENVQARIQQVSETYPNKTDVFPLILLYAIFMITMASLIIQIMKIILRKRKSNHTLQTLSQKGDYKNFT from the exons ATGATTGTTATCCTTATCACAGTGATCATGGGCATCCCACTGGGGCATG CTTTCCATGTTTTTCAACCGTACTATGCAGTAGGAAGACAGGGACAAGTGTCTTTGCATTGCACTTACAAGACAAAGCCCCTACCACTGGAGATGCAAGTGTCTGTTTATAAAGGCATGTATGGAAAAGAAAGGATCTGCAGGGCCTTTGTCAATGTCTCGAACCCTCACATAGTGACAGATGGTGCAGTGCATTGTATAGGTAATGTGAGCACAGAGAGAGTGGACCTGACCATCTTTGGCTTAAAAGGAGAGGACACTGACCTGTACAGATGCCAACTAGAAGTCTTCTTCCCACCCCCATACCGGAGCGAGTTTGGGAATGGCACGCTGGTGTACATTCCAG aGAGTCCAGACTGCCCTACTGAGAACGTGCAAGCTAGAATTCAGCAAGTATCAGAAACGTATCCAAACAAAACAGATGTATTTCCTTTAATTCTGCTCTATGCAATATTCATGATCACCATGGCCAGCCTCATTATACAG ATAATGAAGATAATCTTAAGAAAGCGGAAGTCCAACCACACGCTACAAACTCTTTCACAGAAAGGTGACTACAAGAACTTCACATGA
- the si:ch211-67e16.3 gene encoding uncharacterized protein si:ch211-67e16.3 isoform X1 translates to MLITVMYIRLRTRRSEELTLTYVPMQQNRFKPMKKRHNADKNAEYMDMRRVQQLAGTIRDVNHNSHSNGSMCGLYCAIQKPPTLPAEQMLSMF, encoded by the exons ATGCTCATTACTGTAATGTACATCAGACTGAGA ACCAGGAGATCAGAAGAGCTGACGCTGACCTATGTTCCAATGCAG CAAAATCGCTTCAAACCCATG AAGAAACGACACAATGCAGACAAAAATGCAGAATACATGGACATGCGCCGGGTGCAGCAACTGGCAGGGACCATCAGAGATGTGAACCACAACTCGCATTCAAATG GTTCGATGTGTGGTTTGTACTGTGCCATCCAGAAaccacccactctaccagctgaaCAGATGTTATCTATGTTTTAA
- the si:ch211-67e16.3 gene encoding uncharacterized protein si:ch211-67e16.3 isoform X2, translating into MLITVMYIRLRTRRSEELTLTYVPMQQNRFKPMKRHNADKNAEYMDMRRVQQLAGTIRDVNHNSHSNGSMCGLYCAIQKPPTLPAEQMLSMF; encoded by the exons ATGCTCATTACTGTAATGTACATCAGACTGAGA ACCAGGAGATCAGAAGAGCTGACGCTGACCTATGTTCCAATGCAG CAAAATCGCTTCAAACCCATG AAACGACACAATGCAGACAAAAATGCAGAATACATGGACATGCGCCGGGTGCAGCAACTGGCAGGGACCATCAGAGATGTGAACCACAACTCGCATTCAAATG GTTCGATGTGTGGTTTGTACTGTGCCATCCAGAAaccacccactctaccagctgaaCAGATGTTATCTATGTTTTAA